The following proteins are encoded in a genomic region of Maribacter hydrothermalis:
- a CDS encoding sugar nucleotide-binding protein, translating into MKLNTKKILILGGSGFIGNAIYKELCNYFDTYGTYCHAANSFSSNKQFIQYNLEEDDIVEVLEEVKPQVIVSALRGNFAALVIAHNHIAEYVLKKDCKIYFISSANVFDAYSKFPSYEMDKTLSESIYGRLKIKIENMLLRLPKDKMAILRVPMIFGNNSPRVKDMKKAIIENEPVEVFPNLILNVTNDDKLTQQIHYLINRNKTGIFHLGSNDLTHHEDFIKEILERVGNFNPIIKRVYTTNEDRYLAVLPKTNKLPKNLQFTIQDIIEHHVLN; encoded by the coding sequence TTGAAATTAAACACTAAAAAAATATTGATTCTTGGCGGAAGCGGATTCATAGGTAATGCTATTTACAAAGAGCTTTGTAATTATTTTGACACGTATGGCACCTATTGCCATGCTGCAAATTCATTCTCCTCAAATAAGCAATTTATACAGTACAATCTTGAGGAAGACGATATCGTTGAAGTTTTAGAAGAAGTTAAGCCACAAGTAATTGTTTCTGCATTACGGGGGAATTTTGCCGCTCTGGTTATTGCTCATAATCATATCGCTGAATACGTTTTAAAAAAAGACTGTAAAATATACTTTATATCCTCTGCTAATGTTTTTGATGCTTATAGTAAATTTCCATCTTATGAAATGGACAAAACATTATCTGAAAGTATATATGGCCGACTAAAAATCAAAATTGAAAATATGCTGCTTAGATTACCAAAAGATAAAATGGCTATCCTAAGAGTGCCAATGATTTTTGGAAACAACTCCCCAAGGGTAAAGGATATGAAAAAAGCTATCATAGAAAATGAACCAGTAGAAGTATTTCCTAATTTGATATTAAATGTTACTAATGATGATAAGTTAACCCAGCAAATACACTATCTTATTAATAGAAACAAAACAGGAATTTTTCATTTAGGAAGCAATGATTTAACGCATCACGAAGATTTTATCAAAGAAATTTTAGAACGTGTCGGGAACTTTAACCCTATTATAAAAAGGGTTTATACGACCAATGAAGATAGGTATTTGGCAGTATTACCTAAAACTAATAAATTGCCTAAAAATTTACAATTTACAATTCAAGATATTATAGAACATCATGTTTTAAATTAA
- a CDS encoding 4a-hydroxytetrahydrobiopterin dehydratase has translation MKEVEKFTDEQIADYLGQLDGWEYVDGAIETTFEFKDFKEAFSVMTRIAFECEAQSHHPDWSNVYNTLNIRLNTHDANGVTEKDFVLARTIEDIIESEF, from the coding sequence ATGAAAGAGGTAGAAAAATTTACGGACGAACAAATAGCAGATTACTTAGGCCAACTAGATGGATGGGAATATGTAGACGGTGCTATCGAAACCACATTTGAATTCAAAGATTTTAAAGAAGCTTTTTCTGTTATGACACGAATTGCTTTTGAGTGTGAGGCACAAAGTCATCACCCAGACTGGAGCAACGTTTACAACACCTTGAATATTCGTTTAAATACTCACGACGCTAACGGTGTTACTGAAAAAGATTTTGTTCTAGCTAGAACTATAGAAGATATTATAGAAAGTGAATTTTAA
- a CDS encoding YebC/PmpR family DNA-binding transcriptional regulator: MGRAFEFRKARKMKRWSAMSKAFTRIGKDIVMAVKEGGPDPDANSRLRAVIQNAKAVNMPKDNVERAIKRASDKSLGDYKEVLFEGYASHGIAILVETATDNNTRTVANVRSYFNKCNGNLGTSGSVEFMFDHTCNFRIPAAGLDPEELELELIDFGAEEVFVDEDGILIYGPFESFGALQKELENREIEILSSGFERIPQVTKALTEEEAVDVEKLLEKLEEDDDVQNVYHSMEE, encoded by the coding sequence ATGGGAAGAGCTTTTGAGTTTAGAAAAGCACGTAAAATGAAAAGATGGTCAGCAATGTCCAAAGCCTTTACTCGTATAGGCAAAGATATTGTGATGGCCGTGAAAGAAGGCGGACCAGATCCAGATGCCAATTCTAGACTTAGAGCGGTAATTCAAAATGCCAAGGCCGTAAATATGCCTAAAGATAATGTAGAGCGGGCTATAAAAAGGGCTAGCGATAAATCTTTGGGTGATTACAAAGAAGTGCTTTTTGAAGGATATGCCTCGCACGGAATCGCAATACTGGTAGAAACTGCAACGGACAACAATACCCGTACAGTTGCTAATGTTCGAAGTTATTTTAATAAATGCAACGGTAACTTAGGAACATCAGGTTCCGTTGAATTTATGTTCGACCATACATGCAATTTTAGGATTCCTGCAGCGGGTTTGGACCCAGAAGAACTAGAATTAGAATTAATTGATTTTGGTGCCGAAGAAGTGTTCGTTGATGAAGACGGAATTTTAATCTACGGCCCTTTCGAAAGTTTCGGTGCGCTACAAAAAGAATTGGAAAATCGCGAAATAGAAATTCTATCATCAGGTTTTGAGCGAATACCTCAAGTAACAAAAGCACTTACAGAAGAAGAAGCTGTTGATGTCGAAAAACTTCTTGAAAAATTAGAAGAAGATGACGATGTACAGAACGTGTATCATTCTATGGAAGAATAA